From a single Bradyrhizobium sediminis genomic region:
- a CDS encoding isochorismatase family protein, whose translation MAVSIHDDPPILVCADLQTEYLTEGRRHVIADADAIGSRCLELMTLWRDNLWPIVHLKRIAQAAWFNPASNLTDWIAELKPRPGELAFEHPLPSAYSSSRFAEYMANMRNIRCVLSGFSLDETILSTVVDGFHRSHRYQVVSDAVACRRPGIGDAASYKLAVVNVIGNFAGIVGSADLIEANAVISV comes from the coding sequence CTGGCGGTCTCGATTCACGACGATCCGCCGATCCTCGTCTGCGCGGATCTGCAGACCGAATATCTCACCGAAGGCCGCCGTCACGTCATCGCGGACGCCGACGCGATCGGGTCGCGCTGTCTCGAACTGATGACGCTGTGGCGCGACAATCTCTGGCCGATCGTTCACCTGAAGCGGATCGCCCAGGCCGCGTGGTTCAATCCGGCATCGAACCTGACGGACTGGATCGCCGAGCTCAAGCCGCGGCCGGGAGAACTGGCGTTCGAGCATCCGCTGCCATCGGCCTACAGTTCGTCGCGGTTCGCCGAATACATGGCGAACATGAGGAACATCCGCTGCGTGCTGTCGGGATTTTCGCTCGACGAGACCATCCTGTCGACCGTGGTCGACGGATTTCATCGCAGCCATCGCTACCAGGTGGTCAGCGATGCGGTGGCCTGCCGGCGTCCGGGCATCGGCGATGCCGCCTCCTACAAGCTGGCGGTGGTCAATGTGATCGGCAACTTTGCCGGCATCGTGGGGAGCGCCGACCTGATCGAAGCCAATGCCGTGATTTCGGTGTGA
- the aspS gene encoding aspartate--tRNA ligase has translation MHRYRSHTCGALRESHIDQTVRLSGWCHRIRDHGGVLFIDLRDHYGLTQCVADPDSPAFKDAEKLRSEWVVRIDGRVRRRPAGTDNPELATGMVEIYVSEIEVLGPAAELPLPVFGEQEYPEDIRLKYRFLDLRREKLHQNIMTRGAIVDSMRKRMKEQGFFEFQTPILTASSPEGARDFLVPSRIHPGQFYALPQAPQQYKQLLMMSGFDRYFQIAPCFRDEDPRADRLPGEFYQLDVEMSFVTQDDVFEAMEPVVTGVFEDFAKGKPVTKGWPRIPFAEALRKYGSDKPDLRNPIVMQDVSEHFRGSGFKVFARMLEDPKNQVWAIPGAGGGSRAFCDRMNSWAQGEGQPGLGYIMWREGGEGAGPLANNIGAERTAAIRAQLGLKEGDAAFFVAGDPEKFWKFSGLARTRLGEELNLIDKERFELAWIVDFPMYEYNEEDKKVDFSHNPFSMPQGGLEALQTQDPLTIKAFQYDITCNGYEIASGGIRNHRPEAMVKAFEIAGYGEKDVVERFGGMYRAFQYGAPPHGGMAAGVDRIVMLLCGTTNLREISLFPMNQQAVDLLMGAPSEVTPKQLRELHIRLNLPQT, from the coding sequence ATGCATCGTTACCGGTCCCACACCTGCGGCGCGCTCCGCGAGAGCCATATCGACCAGACGGTTCGGCTGTCGGGCTGGTGCCATCGTATCCGCGACCATGGCGGTGTGCTGTTCATCGATTTGCGCGACCATTACGGCCTGACCCAGTGCGTGGCCGACCCGGATTCTCCGGCCTTCAAGGATGCCGAAAAGCTGCGTTCGGAATGGGTGGTGCGGATCGACGGCAGGGTCCGCCGCCGTCCCGCCGGCACCGACAATCCGGAACTGGCGACCGGCATGGTCGAGATCTACGTCAGCGAGATCGAGGTGCTCGGCCCGGCCGCCGAACTGCCGCTGCCGGTGTTCGGCGAGCAGGAATATCCTGAAGACATAAGGCTTAAGTACCGGTTCCTCGACCTGCGCCGCGAGAAGCTGCACCAGAACATCATGACCCGCGGCGCGATCGTCGATTCCATGCGCAAGCGGATGAAGGAGCAGGGCTTCTTCGAATTCCAGACCCCGATCCTGACGGCGTCGTCGCCGGAGGGCGCGCGCGACTTCCTGGTGCCGTCGCGGATTCACCCCGGACAGTTCTACGCGCTGCCGCAGGCGCCGCAGCAGTACAAGCAGCTCTTGATGATGTCGGGCTTCGACCGCTACTTCCAGATCGCGCCGTGCTTCCGCGACGAGGACCCGCGCGCCGACCGCTTGCCCGGCGAGTTCTACCAGCTCGACGTCGAGATGAGCTTTGTCACCCAGGACGACGTATTCGAGGCGATGGAGCCGGTCGTTACCGGCGTGTTCGAGGATTTCGCCAAGGGCAAGCCGGTGACCAAAGGCTGGCCGCGGATTCCCTTCGCCGAAGCCTTGCGCAAATACGGCAGCGACAAGCCCGATTTGCGTAATCCCATCGTCATGCAGGACGTGTCGGAACATTTCCGCGGCTCCGGCTTCAAGGTGTTCGCGCGGATGCTGGAAGACCCGAAGAACCAGGTCTGGGCCATTCCCGGCGCCGGCGGCGGCAGCCGCGCGTTCTGCGACCGGATGAATTCCTGGGCGCAGGGCGAGGGCCAGCCCGGGCTCGGCTACATCATGTGGCGCGAGGGCGGCGAGGGCGCGGGTCCCCTGGCCAACAACATCGGAGCGGAGCGCACCGCCGCGATCCGCGCGCAGCTCGGCTTGAAGGAAGGCGACGCCGCGTTCTTCGTCGCCGGCGATCCGGAAAAATTCTGGAAGTTCTCCGGCCTTGCGCGCACCAGGCTCGGCGAGGAGTTGAACCTGATCGACAAGGAGCGGTTCGAGCTCGCCTGGATCGTCGACTTCCCGATGTACGAGTACAATGAGGAAGACAAGAAGGTCGACTTCTCGCACAATCCGTTCTCGATGCCGCAGGGCGGGCTCGAGGCGTTGCAGACCCAGGATCCGCTGACCATCAAGGCGTTCCAGTACGACATCACCTGCAACGGCTACGAGATCGCCTCCGGCGGCATCCGCAATCATCGGCCCGAGGCGATGGTGAAGGCGTTCGAGATCGCCGGCTACGGCGAGAAGGACGTGGTCGAGCGGTTCGGCGGCATGTACCGCGCGTTCCAGTACGGCGCGCCGCCGCATGGCGGCATGGCGGCCGGCGTCGATCGCATCGTGATGCTTCTCTGCGGCACCACCAACCTGCGCGAAATCTCGCTGTTCCCGATGAATCAGCAGGCCGTTGACCTGTTGATGGGAGCGCCTTCGGAGGTCACGCCGAAGCAGTTGCGTGAACTACACATCCGGCTCAATCTGCCGCAAACCTGA
- the rnd gene encoding ribonuclease D: MDLITTTSELAAVCDRLAKHPVITVDTEFLRETTYYPLLCVVQMASAEEAVVIDTLAPGIDLKPFFALMADEKVLKVFHAARQDIEIVWHQAGILPHPIFDTQVAAMVLGYGDSIAYDQLVERICGHRPDKTHRFTDWSRRPLSAEQMHYAVSDVTHLREVFAALDADLKKRGRSDWVSEEMNVLTSPKTYDFHPERAWERLKTRVRKPKELAVLMEVAAWREQEAQSRDVPRSRVLKDDAVGDIATHAPTSLERLANLRSLPKGFDRSKWGADIVAAVQRGLARDLASLPKIEKPRSNSNGAAIVELLKVLLRMTSERHAVASKIIATVGDLEEIAADDNADVGALHGWRRELFGEAALALKHGQLALAIEKGRVVRVDRN; this comes from the coding sequence ATGGATCTGATTACCACCACCTCGGAACTGGCCGCGGTTTGCGACCGGCTCGCGAAACACCCCGTCATCACCGTCGATACCGAATTCCTGCGGGAAACCACCTATTACCCCCTGCTCTGCGTGGTGCAGATGGCGAGCGCCGAGGAGGCGGTCGTGATCGACACGCTGGCCCCGGGGATCGACCTCAAGCCGTTCTTCGCCCTGATGGCCGACGAGAAGGTGCTGAAGGTGTTCCACGCCGCCCGCCAGGACATCGAAATCGTCTGGCATCAGGCCGGCATCCTCCCCCACCCGATCTTCGACACCCAGGTCGCAGCCATGGTGCTCGGCTATGGGGATTCCATCGCCTATGACCAGCTGGTCGAGCGCATTTGCGGCCACCGGCCGGACAAGACCCACCGTTTCACCGACTGGTCGCGCCGGCCGCTTTCGGCGGAGCAGATGCACTACGCGGTCTCCGACGTCACCCATTTGCGCGAGGTGTTCGCGGCGCTGGACGCCGATCTCAAGAAGCGCGGCCGCAGCGACTGGGTCAGCGAGGAAATGAACGTTCTGACCTCGCCGAAGACCTACGACTTCCACCCCGAACGGGCCTGGGAGCGGCTGAAGACGCGGGTGCGCAAGCCGAAGGAGCTGGCGGTGCTGATGGAGGTCGCGGCTTGGCGCGAACAGGAGGCGCAAAGCCGCGACGTGCCGCGCAGCCGCGTCTTGAAGGACGATGCGGTCGGCGACATCGCCACCCATGCGCCGACCAGCCTCGAGCGCCTCGCCAATCTGCGCTCGCTGCCGAAGGGTTTCGACCGGTCGAAATGGGGCGCCGATATCGTGGCCGCGGTGCAGCGCGGCCTCGCCCGCGACCTCGCCTCCTTGCCGAAAATCGAGAAGCCACGCAGCAATTCGAACGGCGCTGCGATCGTCGAGCTTCTGAAAGTGCTGCTGCGGATGACCTCGGAGCGTCACGCCGTCGCCAGCAAGATCATCGCCACGGTCGGCGATCTCGAGGAGATCGCCGCTGACGACAACGCCGACGTCGGCGCGCTGCATGGCTGGCGCCGCGAACTGTTCGGCGAGGCGGCGCTGGCGCTGAAACATGGCCAGCTCGCGCTCGCCATCGAAAAAGGCCGCGTGGTCCGGGTCGATCGAAACTAG
- a CDS encoding NADP-dependent malic enzyme: MSSHSEDLQSAALAYHRLPRPGKLEIQATKPLANQRDLALAYSPGVAAACTAIAENPAEAASLTIRANLVAVVSNGTAVLGLGNIGPLASKPVMEGKAVLFKKFAGIDVFDIEIAADTIERVVETVAALEPTFGGINLEDIKGPECFEIEAQLKARMKIPVFHDDQHGTAIIVAAAITNGLLLNGKKLSDVKIVTSGAGAAAIACLNLLVSMGAQRKNIWVCDIDGVVHEGRNTLMDRWKSVYAQKTDKRVLADVIGGADIFLGLSAPNVLKPEMVKAMADKPLVMALANPTPEIMPDEARKARPDAMICTGRSDFPNQVNNVLCFPFIFRGALDCGATAINEEMKKAAVDAIAQLARDPPSDASAQGFDSGEAQGFGPGSLIPSPFDPRLILRIAPAVAKAAMESGVASRPIANIEDYAAQLERFAFRSGLVMKPMFAKARTQPVRVIYAEGEDERVLHATQVVLEENLARPILVGRPSVVEARIKRFGLAIKAGRDFDLVNPEDDPRYRSYVQSYIDVAGRHGVTPDAARTVVRTNATVIAALAVVRGEADAMICGVEGRYMSHLRHVREIVGFLPGVSDFAALALMITSKGAYFITDTQVRPNPSAEELAEVAALAAIHVQRFNIKPKVAFVSHSDFGSYDTDSSRKMRRATALLKENHPEIEADGEMQGDTALSEAARKLILPHSKLEGVANILIMPNLDTANVAYQMIKVLADALPVGPILIGPSRPAHILTPSVTARGILNMTAVAAVEAQERAGRQQPTLFG; encoded by the coding sequence ATGTCGTCCCATTCTGAAGATCTGCAATCGGCGGCGCTCGCCTATCACCGGCTGCCTCGTCCGGGCAAGCTCGAGATTCAGGCGACCAAGCCGCTCGCCAATCAGCGCGACCTGGCGCTGGCCTATTCGCCGGGCGTCGCCGCCGCCTGCACGGCGATCGCCGAAAATCCCGCGGAAGCGGCATCGCTGACCATCCGCGCCAACCTTGTGGCCGTTGTCTCCAACGGCACCGCCGTGCTCGGCCTCGGCAATATCGGCCCGCTGGCGTCGAAGCCGGTGATGGAAGGCAAGGCGGTTCTGTTCAAGAAATTCGCCGGCATCGATGTGTTCGACATCGAGATCGCCGCCGATACCATCGAGCGCGTGGTCGAGACCGTGGCGGCGCTGGAGCCGACCTTCGGCGGCATCAATCTCGAGGACATCAAGGGTCCGGAATGTTTCGAGATCGAGGCGCAGCTCAAGGCGCGGATGAAGATCCCGGTATTCCACGACGACCAGCACGGCACCGCGATCATCGTCGCCGCCGCGATCACCAACGGGCTGCTGCTGAACGGCAAGAAACTTTCCGACGTCAAGATCGTCACCTCCGGCGCCGGCGCGGCGGCGATCGCCTGCCTCAATCTGCTGGTGTCGATGGGGGCGCAGCGCAAGAACATCTGGGTCTGCGACATCGACGGCGTGGTGCATGAAGGCCGCAACACGCTGATGGACCGCTGGAAGTCGGTCTATGCGCAGAAGACCGACAAGCGCGTGCTGGCGGACGTGATCGGCGGCGCCGACATCTTTCTCGGCCTTTCGGCGCCCAATGTGCTGAAGCCCGAAATGGTGAAGGCGATGGCGGACAAGCCGCTGGTGATGGCGCTCGCCAATCCGACGCCGGAAATCATGCCGGACGAAGCCCGCAAGGCGCGCCCCGACGCGATGATCTGCACCGGCCGCTCCGACTTTCCCAACCAGGTCAACAATGTCCTGTGCTTTCCCTTCATCTTTCGCGGCGCGCTCGATTGCGGCGCCACCGCGATCAACGAGGAAATGAAGAAGGCCGCGGTCGATGCGATCGCGCAGCTGGCGCGCGATCCGCCGTCGGATGCCTCCGCGCAGGGTTTCGACAGCGGCGAAGCGCAAGGGTTCGGTCCGGGCTCGCTGATCCCCAGTCCATTCGATCCGCGGCTGATCCTGCGCATTGCGCCGGCGGTCGCCAAGGCGGCGATGGAGTCCGGCGTCGCCTCCCGCCCGATTGCGAACATCGAGGACTACGCCGCCCAGCTCGAGCGCTTCGCGTTCCGCTCCGGCCTCGTCATGAAGCCGATGTTCGCCAAGGCCAGGACCCAGCCGGTCCGCGTGATCTATGCGGAAGGCGAGGACGAGCGCGTGCTGCACGCGACCCAGGTCGTGCTCGAGGAAAATCTGGCGCGGCCGATCCTGGTCGGACGTCCCTCGGTGGTCGAGGCGCGCATCAAGCGCTTCGGCCTCGCCATCAAGGCCGGACGGGATTTCGACCTGGTCAACCCCGAAGACGATCCGCGCTACCGGTCCTATGTCCAGTCCTACATCGATGTCGCCGGCCGGCACGGCGTGACCCCGGACGCCGCGCGCACGGTGGTGCGTACCAATGCCACGGTGATCGCCGCGCTCGCGGTGGTGCGCGGCGAGGCCGACGCCATGATCTGCGGCGTCGAGGGCCGCTACATGAGCCATTTGCGCCATGTCCGCGAAATCGTCGGCTTCCTGCCCGGCGTCAGCGATTTTGCGGCGCTGGCGCTGATGATCACCAGCAAGGGTGCCTATTTCATCACCGATACGCAGGTGCGGCCGAATCCGAGCGCCGAGGAGCTTGCGGAAGTGGCGGCGCTGGCGGCGATCCATGTCCAGCGCTTCAACATCAAGCCCAAGGTCGCCTTCGTCTCGCATTCCGATTTCGGCAGCTACGACACCGACTCCTCGCGCAAGATGCGCCGCGCCACCGCGCTGTTGAAGGAGAACCATCCGGAGATCGAAGCCGACGGCGAGATGCAGGGCGATACCGCGCTCTCCGAAGCCGCGCGCAAACTGATCCTGCCGCATTCGAAGCTGGAAGGCGTCGCCAATATCCTGATCATGCCGAACCTCGATACCGCCAACGTGGCCTATCAGATGATCAAGGTACTGGCCGACGCGCTTCCGGTGGGGCCGATCCTGATCGGGCCGTCGCGCCCGGCCCATATCCTCACCCCCTCGGTGACCGCGCGCGGCATTCTCAATATGACGGCGGTTGCCGCGGTCGAAGCCCAGGAGCGCGCCGGCCGCCAGCAACCGACCCTGTTTGGCTAG
- a CDS encoding dihydrofolate reductase, producing MPRLRIDGYVIVSADGMLANAARMMPDELKFDGDKRFFTAALDDADLIVHGRNSFEDQPNSPQRKRIILTRSVASLAPDPSNPRAILWNPAGASFEAACERAGVHAGTIAVIGGPDVFGMFMDRYDTFWLSQAPRVKLPGGEPCFPGVPARSPEEILAAHGLAAGEARMLDPACGVSVTPWRRIAQTSL from the coding sequence ATGCCGCGGCTGCGCATCGACGGCTATGTCATCGTGTCCGCCGACGGCATGCTGGCAAACGCCGCCCGCATGATGCCGGACGAACTGAAGTTCGACGGCGACAAGCGGTTCTTCACCGCGGCGCTCGATGATGCCGACCTGATCGTGCATGGGCGCAATTCCTTCGAGGATCAGCCGAACTCGCCGCAGCGAAAGCGGATCATCCTGACCCGGTCGGTCGCTTCGCTCGCGCCCGATCCATCCAATCCCAGGGCCATCCTGTGGAATCCAGCCGGGGCTTCCTTCGAGGCCGCCTGCGAGCGCGCCGGCGTGCACGCCGGCACGATAGCCGTGATCGGCGGGCCGGACGTATTCGGAATGTTCATGGACCGCTACGACACGTTCTGGCTGTCGCAGGCGCCGCGAGTGAAGCTACCGGGCGGCGAGCCCTGCTTTCCCGGCGTGCCGGCACGCTCGCCCGAGGAGATCCTGGCCGCCCATGGCCTTGCGGCCGGCGAGGCCCGGATGCTCGATCCCGCCTGCGGCGTCAGCGTCACGCCGTGGCGTCGGATCGCTCAGACGTCGCTATAG
- a CDS encoding DoxX family protein has product MPAFVTFGRILFAVLFIYTGATKLFGIQATSEFIAAKVAIPALLAPYTAQLETMTGMTTPQMLAIAVGAFEVIAGLMIALNFGARFFAILLIFFVAGATFYFHDFWNQSPPESAKSLVDALKNLSIIGALFIIAGYGRSSETPEPAYSDV; this is encoded by the coding sequence ATGCCAGCGTTTGTTACTTTCGGGCGAATTCTGTTCGCCGTGCTATTTATTTATACGGGAGCGACCAAGCTTTTCGGCATCCAGGCCACCTCGGAATTCATCGCAGCCAAGGTCGCCATTCCCGCTCTGCTCGCGCCCTATACCGCGCAGCTGGAAACGATGACCGGGATGACCACGCCGCAGATGCTTGCCATTGCCGTCGGCGCCTTCGAGGTGATTGCCGGATTGATGATCGCGCTCAATTTCGGCGCGCGGTTCTTCGCCATTCTGCTGATCTTCTTCGTGGCCGGGGCAACCTTCTACTTCCACGATTTCTGGAATCAGTCGCCGCCGGAAAGCGCCAAGAGCCTGGTGGATGCGCTGAAGAATCTCTCGATCATCGGCGCGCTGTTCATCATCGCCGGCTATGGCCGGTCCTCGGAGACGCCGGAGCCCGCCTATAGCGACGTCTGA
- a CDS encoding LysR family transcriptional regulator, whose amino-acid sequence MQQLLHRGAAMTQHRTDEVLDASWDDLRSFLACARYKSFRNAAEELGVTSTTLMRRIDRLEESIGCKLFLRDQSGLTLSDAGSAMIGDVMEMERHAFNIFRRAARSDDAAGTVRVAVTEGPGNFWILPRLIDFQKTYRKITVDLRCAMEQADVARLEADIAIQLERPTNPDLIVTKLGRLHIYAFVSEDYRKLHGVPTLSEIRKHRLVIQHAPQIDDSAYARVLGLTSLEGIVGIKTNSSIGVLYAVERGAGMGFLPTSSVALGAALVAVDLGVHHHADLWLTYHKEFRNSDRHKIVIDWLKKIFDPKTYPCFKDEFIHPNDLVPMMAASRTNFGLQGYVAAGPA is encoded by the coding sequence ATGCAGCAACTATTGCACCGGGGTGCTGCGATGACGCAGCACCGGACCGACGAAGTTCTGGATGCATCCTGGGATGACCTGCGATCGTTTCTGGCCTGTGCGCGATACAAGAGCTTTCGCAATGCGGCAGAAGAACTCGGTGTAACCAGCACCACGCTGATGCGCCGGATCGACCGGCTCGAAGAATCCATCGGCTGCAAGCTGTTCCTGCGCGACCAGAGCGGATTGACGCTGAGCGACGCAGGTTCGGCGATGATCGGCGACGTGATGGAAATGGAACGTCACGCCTTCAACATTTTCCGGCGCGCGGCCCGGTCAGACGATGCCGCCGGCACGGTCCGCGTCGCGGTCACCGAGGGTCCCGGCAATTTCTGGATTCTTCCGCGGCTGATCGACTTCCAGAAAACCTACCGCAAGATCACGGTCGATCTTCGCTGCGCGATGGAGCAGGCCGACGTCGCCCGGCTGGAAGCCGATATCGCGATCCAGCTCGAGCGGCCGACCAATCCCGACCTCATCGTCACCAAGCTCGGCCGGCTGCATATTTATGCATTCGTTTCGGAAGACTATCGCAAGCTGCATGGCGTTCCCACGCTGTCCGAAATCAGAAAACACCGGCTGGTGATCCAGCATGCGCCGCAGATCGACGATTCCGCCTATGCCCGGGTGCTGGGACTGACGTCGCTGGAGGGCATCGTCGGGATCAAGACCAATTCCAGCATCGGCGTGCTGTATGCGGTGGAGCGCGGCGCAGGAATGGGATTCCTGCCGACGTCTTCGGTGGCGCTCGGAGCGGCGCTGGTTGCCGTCGACCTCGGCGTCCATCATCACGCCGACCTGTGGCTCACCTATCACAAGGAGTTTCGAAACTCCGACCGGCACAAGATCGTCATCGACTGGCTGAAGAAGATCTTCGACCCGAAAACCTATCCTTGCTTCAAGGACGAGTTCATCCATCCCAACGACCTCGTGCCGATGATGGCGGCATCCAGGACGAATTTCGGCCTGCAGGGATATGTGGCTGCGGGGCCGGCCTGA
- a CDS encoding protein adenylyltransferase SelO has product MTVHFPFQNTYAALPANFFARVAPTPVASPRLIKLNRPLAVHLGLDPDLLDSPEGAEILAGKRVPDGADPIAMAYAGHQFGHFVPQLGDGRAILLGEVIDADGVRRDIQLKGSGPTPFSRRGDGRAALGPVLREYIVSEAMATLGIPTTRSLAAVTSGENVMRETPLPGAVLTRVAASHIRVGTFQYFAARSDTEGVRQLADHVIARHYPQAAGAERPYHALLEAVIARQAELVARWLLVGFIHGVMNTDNTSISGETIDYGPCAFMDHYDPATVFSSIDEMGRYAYANQPRIAQWNLTRLAECLLPLLSDDRDKAIAEAQSAINGFVAVFGSAYQAGLRKKIGLFTARDGDEALVQDLLDAMARNQADFTLTFRRLSDAALEPDGEGEVRQLFADPAAYDEWAARWRQRISWEPQAPAERQAAMRAVNPAFIPRNHRVEAVIEAAVNRDDFAPFEELLTVLANPYEDQPAFAGYAEPPEPHQRVLQTFCGT; this is encoded by the coding sequence ATGACGGTCCATTTCCCCTTCCAGAACACCTATGCGGCGCTGCCGGCGAACTTTTTCGCCCGCGTGGCGCCCACGCCGGTCGCCTCCCCGCGCCTGATCAAGCTGAACCGGCCGCTCGCGGTCCATCTCGGCCTCGATCCCGACCTGCTCGACAGCCCCGAGGGAGCCGAAATCCTCGCCGGCAAACGTGTCCCCGATGGCGCCGATCCGATCGCGATGGCCTATGCCGGCCACCAGTTTGGCCATTTCGTTCCGCAGCTCGGTGACGGCCGCGCCATCCTGCTCGGCGAGGTGATCGACGCCGACGGCGTCCGCCGCGACATCCAGCTCAAGGGAAGCGGCCCGACGCCGTTTTCGCGCCGCGGCGACGGCCGCGCGGCGCTCGGTCCGGTGCTGCGCGAATATATCGTCAGCGAGGCGATGGCCACGCTCGGCATTCCGACCACGAGATCGCTCGCCGCCGTGACGTCAGGCGAGAACGTCATGCGCGAGACGCCGCTGCCCGGCGCCGTGCTCACCCGCGTCGCCGCCAGCCACATCCGCGTCGGCACGTTTCAATACTTCGCGGCGCGCAGCGATACCGAGGGCGTGCGGCAACTCGCCGATCACGTCATTGCCCGGCACTATCCGCAAGCCGCCGGCGCCGAGCGCCCCTATCACGCGCTGCTCGAAGCCGTGATCGCGCGGCAGGCCGAACTGGTGGCGCGCTGGTTGCTGGTCGGCTTCATCCACGGCGTCATGAACACCGACAATACCTCGATCTCGGGCGAGACCATCGACTACGGCCCCTGCGCTTTCATGGATCATTACGACCCCGCTACCGTGTTCAGCTCGATCGACGAGATGGGCCGCTACGCCTACGCCAACCAGCCGCGGATCGCGCAGTGGAACCTGACCCGGCTGGCCGAATGCCTGCTGCCGCTGCTTTCCGACGACCGGGACAAGGCCATCGCGGAGGCGCAATCGGCGATCAACGGATTCGTGGCGGTGTTCGGCAGTGCCTATCAGGCCGGCCTGCGCAAGAAGATCGGCCTGTTCACGGCGCGCGACGGCGACGAGGCGCTGGTGCAGGATCTGCTCGACGCCATGGCCAGGAACCAGGCTGACTTCACCCTGACCTTCCGGCGGCTGAGCGACGCCGCGCTCGAACCCGATGGCGAAGGCGAAGTCCGGCAACTGTTCGCGGACCCCGCCGCCTATGACGAATGGGCCGCGCGCTGGCGGCAGCGGATCTCCTGGGAGCCGCAGGCCCCGGCCGAGCGGCAAGCCGCGATGCGCGCGGTCAATCCCGCCTTCATTCCGCGGAACCACAGGGTCGAGGCGGTGATCGAAGCCGCCGTCAACCGCGACGATTTTGCGCCGTTCGAGGAGCTGCTAACGGTGCTGGCAAATCCTTATGAGGACCAGCCGGCGTTTGCGGGCTACGCCGAACCGCCCGAGCCGCACCAGCGCGTGCTGCAGACCTTTTGCGGGACATGA
- a CDS encoding GNAT family N-acetyltransferase, with amino-acid sequence MHGINSSTAIKTQSRAITVRIARDPNDLMLMTAIRSAVYLAEQDCPIEEEFDGNDLVAAHFLGFVGAEPAGCLRVRFFGEFAKVERLAVRHQFRRTRVSFKLVQASVDYIKRKGFRKIYGQAQDRLVDFWAHFGAKPLGHNRKITFSDFSYTEMVLDLEPAADAITLDSDPYVIIRPEGDWDRPGVLDMSAGRPVTSPLRTA; translated from the coding sequence ATGCACGGCATTAATTCATCGACGGCGATCAAAACCCAATCGCGTGCGATCACGGTCCGCATCGCGCGCGACCCCAACGACCTGATGCTGATGACGGCGATCCGGTCGGCGGTTTATCTCGCCGAGCAGGATTGCCCGATCGAAGAGGAGTTCGACGGCAACGATCTGGTCGCGGCCCACTTCCTCGGATTTGTCGGAGCCGAACCGGCCGGCTGCCTGCGGGTACGATTTTTCGGCGAGTTCGCCAAGGTCGAGCGGCTTGCCGTGCGTCACCAGTTCCGGCGCACGCGCGTGTCGTTCAAGCTGGTGCAGGCCAGCGTCGACTACATCAAGCGCAAGGGATTCCGAAAGATCTACGGCCAGGCGCAGGACCGACTGGTGGATTTCTGGGCGCATTTCGGCGCCAAGCCGCTCGGCCACAACCGCAAGATCACCTTTTCGGATTTTTCCTATACCGAAATGGTTCTCGACCTCGAACCCGCCGCCGACGCCATCACGCTCGACAGCGATCCCTATGTGATCATCCGGCCGGAGGGCGATTGGGACAGGCCCGGGGTTCTCGACATGTCGGCCGGCCGTCCGGTGACATCACCGCTGCGCACGGCGTGA